One genomic region from Spirulina subsalsa PCC 9445 encodes:
- a CDS encoding adenylate/guanylate cyclase domain-containing protein, with protein MSLAFPTPERPFRWTHLLQSPRLRWSLIVLWAVGAGLLTAGDDRVTQSLERNTQSLFFQTRLVLDPPDVPEEIVILTLDDASLSVAQRFEGDPQRVEITELLQSYPWPRRTYGLVVERLLEAGAKTVTIDLLFDLPSGYGEEDDLAFQEVLERYTGKVTLGAAYLETMTEEGSEVQLFEPFGTLNSPNLSLGSVNFLTEANERIYRLGAVYQEQIASFLNLPIIPSLAEASLESAGIDVPPARGEGIFYWGLPHRTFPHVSFWRILDPEEWPRLAEAGVFRDKIVLIGTTSATFTDFQRTPVSERMPGVEVHGHAIATLLENKAMATLIPHFGLKGFLVTLAVLSLGWAVDRLVQRPGRQLLWGLGFTVLWVGGSYILFSYGQWIIPTALPAIALFLSSFSSFAVAAMNNQLEKLRLRHTLERYVAEPVVKEILKHPDSFYTMLPGHKLNVAVLFSDVRGFTTLSFQLPPEELVAQLNTYFHTMVEAIVQNNGTLDKFIGDAVMAEFGFPLSQGPEEDALNAIRAALTMRQDLALLRTYWQAENRQPLFNGIGISYGEVIAGDIGSWRRREYAVMGDTVNIASRVEGLTKELGTDIVITESLYELVKDKVEVTDLGEHQLKGRALPVRLYGLVGLREKAKKP; from the coding sequence ATGTCTTTAGCTTTTCCCACCCCTGAGCGCCCCTTCCGTTGGACTCATCTGTTACAGTCGCCGCGATTGCGCTGGAGTTTGATTGTTTTGTGGGCTGTGGGGGCGGGATTGCTCACGGCCGGGGATGACCGGGTGACACAAAGCCTAGAACGCAATACCCAGAGTTTATTTTTTCAAACCCGGCTTGTTTTAGATCCCCCCGATGTGCCAGAGGAGATTGTGATTCTGACCTTAGATGATGCCTCTCTCTCGGTCGCTCAACGGTTTGAGGGAGATCCCCAACGGGTCGAGATTACCGAATTACTACAAAGCTATCCCTGGCCTCGTCGTACCTATGGTTTAGTGGTTGAGCGCTTGCTGGAGGCCGGGGCGAAAACCGTAACCATTGACTTACTGTTTGACCTCCCTAGTGGCTACGGAGAGGAGGATGATCTGGCGTTTCAGGAGGTTTTAGAACGCTACACGGGGAAAGTGACCTTGGGGGCGGCCTACTTGGAAACCATGACGGAGGAGGGGTCAGAGGTGCAACTGTTTGAACCTTTCGGCACACTGAACAGCCCAAACTTATCTTTGGGGTCGGTGAACTTTCTGACGGAGGCCAATGAGCGGATTTATCGTTTGGGGGCAGTTTATCAAGAACAGATTGCCAGTTTCCTCAACTTGCCTATTATTCCCTCTCTTGCTGAGGCTAGTTTAGAGAGTGCGGGAATAGATGTTCCTCCAGCGAGGGGGGAGGGGATCTTTTATTGGGGTCTGCCTCATCGGACGTTTCCCCATGTTTCCTTTTGGCGGATTTTGGATCCCGAAGAGTGGCCGCGACTGGCAGAGGCGGGGGTTTTTCGAGACAAAATTGTTTTGATTGGCACCACTTCGGCCACCTTTACGGATTTCCAACGGACTCCGGTTTCTGAACGGATGCCGGGGGTAGAGGTTCATGGCCATGCGATCGCCACGTTATTGGAGAATAAGGCGATGGCTACTCTCATCCCGCACTTTGGGCTAAAGGGTTTTCTGGTTACTCTAGCGGTTCTTAGTTTAGGCTGGGCGGTGGATCGTTTGGTTCAACGGCCGGGGCGACAATTACTCTGGGGTTTAGGGTTTACGGTTTTGTGGGTGGGGGGGAGTTATATCCTCTTCAGTTATGGTCAATGGATTATTCCGACAGCGCTCCCGGCGATCGCACTTTTCCTGAGTAGTTTCTCCAGTTTCGCCGTCGCTGCCATGAACAACCAACTGGAAAAACTGCGCTTGCGTCACACTCTAGAACGTTATGTGGCCGAACCTGTGGTTAAAGAAATCCTCAAACACCCGGATAGTTTTTACACCATGTTACCCGGCCACAAACTCAACGTCGCTGTCCTGTTTTCTGACGTGCGGGGATTTACCACCCTCTCCTTTCAACTCCCCCCCGAGGAATTAGTTGCCCAACTGAACACCTATTTTCACACTATGGTTGAGGCCATCGTGCAGAATAACGGCACCCTCGACAAATTTATTGGGGATGCTGTGATGGCTGAATTTGGCTTTCCCCTCTCCCAAGGCCCCGAAGAAGATGCCCTCAACGCCATTCGGGCCGCCCTCACCATGCGCCAAGACCTCGCCCTCCTGCGCACCTATTGGCAAGCAGAAAACCGTCAACCCCTATTTAACGGTATTGGCATCAGTTACGGGGAAGTGATTGCCGGAGATATTGGTTCATGGCGACGACGAGAATATGCGGTCATGGGGGACACGGTAAACATTGCCAGTCGGGTGGAAGGATTAACCAAGGAGTTGGGGACGGATATTGTAATCACGGAGTCTCTCTATGAACTGGTGAAAGATAAGGTAGAGGTGACGGACTTGGGAGAACATCAACTGAAAGGTCGAGCGCTGCCTGTGCGGTTGTATGGTTTAGTGGGGTTAAGAGAAAAGGCCAAGAAACCCTAA
- a CDS encoding Mur ligase family protein, translated as MNLFDQIRLGLAVGIAKSVTALVKTLKLGAASVLPGEISRRIHPRLLPLLFEQVKSGVILIVGTNGKTTTSLLLRTILENQGYRVTHNATGANLINGLITALLADTNLIGQLNRDYAILEVDENILPLILKDCRPRYILGLNLFRDQLDRYGEVDTISFRWQKAISPLPTDTVVVLNADDPTLAYLGQNLPQNVLFFGLNEPDLYLGEIPHAVDSIYCPSCGHLLDYQGVYLSHLGDYHCPSCGFEKSPPLLESQEWGQILIGVYNKYNTLAAATLAQQIGIERSAIDDTIKHFRAAFGRAEELTVEGKHVRILLSKNPVGMNETIRAVNDIQAQGQSSVSLIVLNDRIPDGTDVSWIWDVDTEKLVANGGTIVVSGDRVYDMALRLQYSQDKLSEAAKPLNLIIQENLEQAIATALTHTPPQETLHILPTYSAMLEVRQFLTGRKIL; from the coding sequence ATGAACCTATTTGACCAAATTCGCCTAGGATTAGCCGTCGGAATTGCCAAAAGTGTCACGGCATTAGTTAAAACCCTTAAATTGGGTGCAGCTAGCGTCTTACCCGGTGAAATTTCTCGACGGATTCACCCCCGCTTACTGCCTCTCTTATTTGAACAAGTGAAATCTGGGGTAATTCTTATTGTTGGCACTAACGGGAAAACCACCACCTCCCTCCTCCTACGAACTATTCTAGAAAATCAAGGTTATCGTGTGACCCACAATGCTACAGGGGCGAACTTAATTAATGGGTTAATTACGGCCTTGTTAGCCGATACAAACCTGATCGGACAACTCAACCGAGATTACGCCATTTTAGAAGTTGACGAAAACATTTTACCCCTTATTTTAAAAGACTGCCGCCCCCGATACATTTTAGGCTTAAACTTATTTCGAGATCAACTAGATCGGTATGGGGAAGTCGATACGATTAGCTTCCGGTGGCAAAAAGCCATTTCTCCTCTCCCGACGGATACCGTTGTAGTCTTAAACGCTGATGATCCTACCTTGGCTTATCTTGGGCAGAACTTACCCCAAAACGTGCTATTTTTTGGCTTAAATGAACCGGACTTATACTTAGGAGAAATTCCCCACGCGGTAGACTCTATTTATTGCCCCAGTTGTGGTCATTTATTAGACTATCAAGGCGTTTACCTGTCCCATTTAGGGGATTATCACTGTCCGAGTTGTGGCTTTGAAAAAAGTCCCCCACTGTTAGAAAGTCAAGAATGGGGACAAATTTTAATCGGAGTTTATAATAAGTACAACACGCTGGCGGCCGCGACATTAGCCCAACAAATTGGTATAGAACGGAGTGCCATTGATGACACAATTAAACACTTCCGGGCAGCCTTTGGACGGGCGGAAGAATTAACCGTAGAAGGCAAGCACGTTAGGATTTTACTCTCTAAAAATCCTGTGGGAATGAATGAAACCATCCGGGCGGTGAATGATATTCAAGCCCAAGGTCAATCTTCCGTGAGTTTAATTGTCTTAAATGATCGGATTCCCGATGGCACGGATGTTTCTTGGATTTGGGATGTTGATACGGAGAAGTTAGTCGCCAATGGGGGAACTATTGTAGTGAGTGGCGATCGCGTTTATGATATGGCGTTACGTCTCCAATACAGTCAGGACAAGCTTTCTGAAGCCGCAAAACCCCTCAATTTAATCATCCAAGAGAACCTAGAACAGGCCATTGCCACCGCCCTCACCCACACCCCCCCCCAAGAAACCTTACACATTCTACCCACCTATTCCGCCATGTTAGAAGTGCGGCAATTCCTCACCGGGCGCAAAATCCTGTAA
- a CDS encoding methylenetetrahydrofolate reductase has product MTRFRRAVHNKEFLVTAEVMPPKGGDPSHMIKMAQLLKGRVHAVNVTDGSRAVLRMSSLAASAILLQNGVEPIYQIACRDRNVIGLQADLMGAHALGLNNILALTGDPVSAGDHKQARGVFDLESVRLLKLIDKLNQGQDFNNKPLVDGHLDLFAGGAVDPQIKSWSSVKRRFEYKIEAGAQFFQSQLVSDFERLDKFMHNVASHYNKPILAGIFLLKSAKNAEFINRCVPGVHIEQATIDRLAKAENPLAEGVKIAAEQVKLARELCQGVHMMAVKREDLIPQILDLAGVSPID; this is encoded by the coding sequence ATGACTCGTTTTCGTCGTGCTGTTCACAATAAAGAATTTTTAGTAACGGCTGAAGTAATGCCCCCCAAAGGAGGAGATCCCAGCCACATGATTAAAATGGCTCAACTGCTGAAAGGTCGAGTTCACGCCGTTAACGTCACTGATGGCAGTCGGGCGGTGTTGCGGATGTCCTCTCTGGCGGCCTCTGCCATTCTGCTGCAAAATGGGGTAGAACCGATTTATCAAATTGCTTGCCGCGATCGCAACGTTATCGGACTACAAGCGGATTTAATGGGCGCCCATGCCCTCGGACTCAATAACATTCTTGCCCTAACCGGAGATCCCGTCAGCGCCGGAGATCACAAACAAGCGCGAGGCGTTTTTGACCTCGAATCTGTCCGCTTATTAAAACTGATTGATAAACTCAACCAAGGCCAGGACTTTAATAATAAACCCCTCGTTGATGGTCATTTAGATTTATTTGCTGGAGGTGCCGTCGATCCTCAAATTAAAAGTTGGTCGAGTGTTAAACGTCGTTTTGAATACAAAATCGAAGCCGGAGCGCAATTTTTTCAAAGTCAATTAGTCAGCGACTTTGAACGCTTAGATAAATTTATGCACAATGTCGCATCCCACTATAATAAACCCATTTTAGCCGGAATTTTTCTGCTGAAATCCGCCAAAAATGCCGAGTTTATTAACCGTTGTGTCCCCGGTGTTCACATTGAACAAGCCACCATTGATCGATTGGCTAAAGCCGAAAATCCTCTAGCCGAAGGGGTTAAAATTGCCGCCGAACAAGTCAAATTAGCCCGAGAATTATGTCAAGGGGTCCACATGATGGCCGTCAAACGAGAGGACTTAATCCCCCAAATTTTAGACCTAGCCGGAGTTTCCCCTATCGATTAA
- the murJ gene encoding murein biosynthesis integral membrane protein MurJ codes for MTKQRSLAGIAGIVALATLISKIFGLFREQAIAAAFGVGPVVNAYAYAYVIPGFLLILLGGINGPFHSALVSVLAKRDKSESAPIVETVTTLVSLILLVVAVVVALGANLCIDVLAPGLNPVDHRLAVLQLQIMAPLAVFAGLIGIGFGTLNAADQYWLPSISPLFSSLTAIAGIGFLFWYLGEQINAPAYFTLGSLVLAGGTLAGGILQWIAQQVAQWRSGLGGMRLRFAWQLPGVKEVMRVMIPATLSSGMLHINVYTDLYFASFIEGAAAAMRYANFVVLTPLGILSNTILVPMLPVFSRLAAPEHHLELKARIRQGLLLSALSMLPLTAVFVALAKPIIDLIYKRFAFEEEAALLVAPVLMAYGFGMFFYLGRDVLVRVFYALGDGETPFRVSIANIFLNALLDYWLVQQFETPGLVLATVGVNVISMGVFLWLLHRRLNGLPLWEWGGILLGLMGCSAIASGVSWGFSTLWIQHFGSDNLFLLAGEVILGTGIAFGVFLGLASLLKLPELNILLARITQKLFRRR; via the coding sequence ATGACCAAACAACGTTCACTAGCGGGAATTGCGGGAATTGTAGCCCTGGCGACGCTGATTAGTAAGATTTTTGGCTTATTTCGGGAACAGGCGATCGCGGCGGCCTTTGGCGTGGGTCCGGTGGTCAATGCCTACGCTTACGCCTACGTGATCCCGGGGTTTCTTTTAATCCTGTTAGGGGGTATCAATGGCCCTTTTCACAGCGCCCTCGTGAGTGTGTTGGCCAAGCGGGATAAATCAGAGTCGGCTCCTATTGTGGAGACAGTGACGACCTTAGTTAGCCTAATCTTGCTGGTGGTGGCCGTGGTTGTGGCGTTAGGGGCAAACCTCTGTATTGATGTACTTGCCCCCGGTTTAAACCCAGTCGATCATCGTCTGGCGGTGTTGCAGTTGCAAATTATGGCCCCTTTGGCGGTGTTTGCGGGGTTAATTGGGATTGGTTTTGGCACCTTGAACGCGGCGGATCAGTATTGGTTGCCCAGTATTAGCCCCCTGTTTTCCAGTTTAACGGCGATCGCAGGAATTGGTTTTCTGTTCTGGTATTTAGGCGAGCAAATCAACGCCCCCGCCTATTTTACCCTGGGGAGTTTAGTCCTCGCTGGGGGAACCTTAGCCGGAGGGATCTTACAATGGATTGCCCAACAAGTCGCCCAATGGCGTTCAGGTTTGGGGGGAATGCGTCTGCGCTTTGCTTGGCAGTTACCGGGGGTAAAAGAGGTTATGCGGGTGATGATCCCCGCCACTCTCTCCTCGGGAATGCTCCATATTAACGTTTACACCGATTTATATTTTGCCTCCTTTATTGAAGGGGCGGCGGCGGCCATGCGTTACGCCAATTTTGTCGTCCTCACCCCCTTGGGCATTCTCTCCAACACGATTCTAGTTCCCATGCTGCCCGTTTTCTCGCGCTTGGCCGCACCGGAACACCATCTGGAATTAAAAGCACGGATTCGCCAAGGATTGCTTCTCAGCGCCCTTTCGATGCTCCCCCTGACGGCCGTTTTTGTCGCGTTGGCGAAACCGATTATTGATTTAATTTATAAACGCTTCGCCTTTGAAGAAGAGGCCGCCCTCTTAGTGGCCCCGGTGTTAATGGCCTACGGTTTCGGGATGTTTTTCTATTTGGGGCGAGATGTATTAGTGCGAGTGTTCTATGCGTTAGGGGATGGGGAAACGCCCTTTCGGGTGAGTATTGCCAATATTTTTTTAAACGCCCTGTTGGATTATTGGTTAGTCCAACAGTTTGAGACTCCGGGGTTAGTTTTGGCGACGGTGGGGGTGAATGTCATCTCAATGGGGGTGTTTTTGTGGCTGCTGCATCGTCGTCTCAATGGCCTGCCCCTGTGGGAATGGGGGGGGATTTTGTTAGGATTGATGGGGTGTAGTGCGATCGCCTCTGGAGTGAGTTGGGGCTTTAGTACCCTTTGGATACAGCATTTCGGGAGTGACAATCTTTTCCTGTTGGCCGGAGAGGTTATTCTGGGGACAGGAATTGCCTTTGGGGTGTTTCTGGGATTGGCTAGTTTGCTCAAACTCCCAGAATTAAATATCCTGTTAGCCCGAATTACGCAAAAATTGTTCCGTCGGCGCTAA
- a CDS encoding RNA recognition motif domain-containing protein gives MPIRLYVGNLPKEPVDREALQAVFADVGQDVSTKVIKDRKTGKCRGFAFVTVPNDEVADQLIEKHNGETFMESPLKIEKALPRSKGKSEKEPREAAPAPTPSGRKRSPNNASRRNGTTKTADTGGVQPDPRWADDLAKLKEMLAAQTTNNS, from the coding sequence ATGCCTATTCGTCTTTATGTGGGTAATTTGCCCAAAGAACCTGTGGATCGTGAAGCTTTACAAGCGGTGTTTGCCGACGTAGGGCAGGATGTATCAACCAAGGTGATTAAAGACCGTAAAACCGGGAAATGTCGGGGGTTTGCCTTCGTTACAGTTCCCAATGATGAAGTAGCCGATCAACTGATTGAGAAGCACAACGGCGAAACCTTTATGGAGAGTCCGTTAAAAATTGAGAAGGCTTTACCCCGTAGTAAGGGTAAGTCAGAAAAAGAACCCCGTGAAGCGGCTCCTGCTCCGACTCCTAGTGGTCGGAAACGGAGTCCTAACAATGCTTCTCGTCGCAATGGTACAACCAAAACGGCGGATACAGGAGGAGTACAACCGGATCCCCGTTGGGCGGATGATCTCGCTAAGTTAAAAGAAATGTTAGCGGCTCAAACTACTAATAATTCCTAA
- a CDS encoding NblA/ycf18 family protein, with amino-acid sequence MSQPIELSLEQQFSIRSFEDQVKKMSREQAQDFLVKMYEQMLARENMYKEFLKHEWGIDSMVSE; translated from the coding sequence ATGTCTCAACCCATTGAATTGTCCTTGGAACAGCAGTTCAGCATCCGCTCCTTCGAGGATCAAGTGAAAAAGATGAGTCGCGAACAAGCGCAGGATTTTCTGGTCAAGATGTATGAACAGATGCTGGCTCGTGAAAATATGTATAAAGAATTCCTCAAACATGAATGGGGAATTGACTCTATGGTGTCTGAGTAG
- a CDS encoding universal stress protein, whose translation MFETSLICTDFSDGLHRLMDFIPHLAAGGLKNIVFVHSVPLWEEGNVPRVNEKGIEKGKKRLAQALENIPAGVNVQVEVPSGKPADTIPKLVQQYQAEVVFTGTPTRSLMQEQIFGSTTAGLTRNMNVPLMILRPQLISTYTREELELRCQHLWRYLLIPYNDGPSARYLIEQIKELAQKQRENFPRQCMLVWVLGDVGRKELLQDYKFQAAQERLAEVKAELEGVGLEVNTALRSGNPLQEILEAALTFDITAIATSTRNRNALLEFTAPSFSNEVLRRCWFPVLFFSPKR comes from the coding sequence ATGTTTGAAACCAGTCTAATCTGCACGGACTTTTCCGACGGTCTACACCGCCTCATGGATTTTATTCCCCATTTAGCGGCAGGTGGCCTGAAAAATATTGTTTTTGTTCATAGTGTCCCCCTCTGGGAAGAGGGGAATGTTCCCCGAGTGAATGAAAAGGGAATTGAGAAGGGTAAAAAGCGTTTAGCGCAGGCTTTAGAGAATATCCCGGCGGGGGTCAATGTTCAGGTGGAAGTGCCGTCGGGTAAACCAGCCGATACGATCCCTAAGTTGGTGCAGCAGTATCAGGCCGAGGTGGTTTTTACGGGAACTCCGACCCGGAGTTTAATGCAGGAGCAAATCTTTGGCAGTACGACGGCGGGTTTAACCCGTAATATGAATGTGCCGTTGATGATTTTGCGACCCCAACTGATTTCAACTTATACGCGGGAAGAATTAGAACTACGCTGTCAGCATTTATGGCGTTATTTGCTGATTCCCTATAATGATGGGCCGTCGGCACGGTATTTGATTGAACAGATTAAGGAATTGGCTCAAAAGCAACGGGAGAATTTTCCCCGTCAGTGTATGTTGGTGTGGGTCTTGGGAGATGTGGGACGGAAGGAATTATTACAGGATTATAAGTTCCAAGCGGCTCAGGAGCGTCTGGCCGAAGTGAAGGCGGAGTTAGAGGGGGTAGGTTTGGAAGTGAATACGGCGTTGCGGTCTGGTAATCCGCTACAGGAAATTTTAGAGGCGGCGCTGACGTTTGATATTACGGCGATCGCCACTTCTACCCGCAACCGGAACGCGCTGTTAGAATTCACGGCTCCGAGTTTCTCTAATGAAGTCCTCCGACGCTGTTGGTTTCCGGTGTTGTTCTTCTCGCCGAAACGGTGA
- a CDS encoding four-carbon acid sugar kinase family protein, with the protein MTTQPKIIVLDDDPTGSQTVHSCLLLMRWDVETLKLGLTDASPIFFVLTNTRALTPEKVASVTREVCQNLKIAIAQTQTQEFLVVSRSDSTLRGHYPIETDVIAEELGGFDAHFLTPAFFEGGRITQDSVHYLFIDGVKTPVHETEFARDSVFGYSTSYLPDYVAEKTQGRIPSEQVERFLLADIRAGSQERLKILTNNQCCAVDAETQGDLDQFAQDILTCAAQGKRFLFRSAASLLTSLAQLGPQPVPPEDMAQYERTHQPGVVLVGSHVQKTTQQLSQLLQEPGVAPLEVDVKRLRDNLGEKAALKEEILQEVQRVYQEGKNPVIYTSREELQFADIQQRLDFGIAVSSLLMEIVQGLPRDISFLISKGGITSNDVLSTGLGLRSARLLGQILPGCSMVITSEDHPHFPKLPVVLFPGNVGDAQGLATVYQRLTAN; encoded by the coding sequence ATGACCACTCAACCGAAAATAATTGTTCTAGATGATGACCCCACCGGATCCCAAACGGTGCATAGTTGCTTGTTGTTGATGCGTTGGGATGTGGAAACCCTGAAACTGGGTTTAACCGATGCCTCACCGATCTTTTTTGTCCTGACGAATACCCGCGCTTTAACCCCAGAGAAGGTGGCATCTGTGACCCGCGAAGTCTGTCAGAATTTAAAAATTGCGATCGCCCAAACCCAAACCCAAGAATTTTTAGTCGTCAGTCGTTCCGACTCCACCCTCCGCGGCCACTACCCCATTGAAACCGATGTCATCGCCGAGGAACTAGGCGGTTTTGATGCTCACTTCCTCACCCCCGCCTTTTTTGAAGGAGGCCGCATCACCCAAGACAGTGTACATTACCTGTTCATTGACGGCGTAAAAACCCCCGTCCACGAAACCGAATTTGCTCGCGACTCCGTATTTGGCTACAGTACCAGCTACCTCCCCGATTATGTCGCCGAAAAAACCCAAGGTCGCATCCCCTCGGAGCAAGTGGAGCGCTTTCTCCTCGCCGATATTCGCGCCGGAAGTCAAGAACGATTAAAAATCTTGACAAATAACCAATGTTGTGCAGTAGACGCAGAAACCCAAGGGGATTTAGATCAATTTGCCCAAGATATTCTAACCTGCGCCGCCCAAGGGAAGCGCTTCCTCTTCCGCAGTGCCGCCAGTTTGCTCACCTCCCTAGCACAGTTAGGCCCCCAACCTGTTCCCCCGGAAGACATGGCACAGTATGAACGAACCCATCAACCGGGGGTAGTATTAGTGGGTTCTCATGTGCAGAAAACCACCCAACAACTCAGCCAATTATTGCAAGAACCCGGGGTTGCTCCTTTGGAAGTTGATGTTAAACGATTGCGGGATAATTTAGGGGAAAAAGCGGCGTTAAAAGAGGAGATTTTGCAAGAGGTTCAAAGGGTTTATCAAGAGGGCAAAAATCCAGTTATTTATACCAGTCGGGAAGAGTTACAATTTGCCGATATTCAACAACGGCTTGATTTTGGGATTGCGGTGTCAAGTTTGTTAATGGAAATTGTCCAAGGGTTGCCGAGGGATATTAGCTTTTTGATTAGTAAGGGGGGGATTACCTCTAATGACGTTCTCAGCACAGGATTAGGGTTAAGATCCGCCCGTTTATTGGGTCAAATTTTACCCGGTTGTTCTATGGTGATTACCTCAGAAG